A single region of the Chitinophaga niabensis genome encodes:
- a CDS encoding peptidylprolyl isomerase, with protein sequence MSVIQKIRDKYAVAIIVVICVAIVSFLLQDVFFGKSSMFSQSTTAGKVNGEELDYREYLRRIDVAQNQARQQLQGATLGDEDQQRIREQVWNEFIREQIMTAQYNELGIEVTTAEIADQINGKNPNPLVLQNFSDPQTGQFDRSILDRVRENARQDQTGQLSAQLVQFDNMIAEYQKNLKYITLVHQGIYYPKWLSQMQTAENAQTANISYVQVPYATISDSTIKVTDAELNKYIQDNKVRFEVPESRRVEYVSFDALPSAADSAAAMSELVKLRAEMDTTPDIAGFIKLNSELPYYDGFASRSTIQVPGKDSILDIPVGTVYGPYQDNNLVVYAKMIARKTMPDTAKIRQIFIAVQPGLTDSAAKHRADSLESAIKGGADIAALALQFSDDPNSKQTGGEYTLTPSGYFAPELQLVKDFAFEGTTGAIKTVKLPIGYVVVKITEQKNFGPALKIAYLAKRVDASSTTSSEALGRANDFATANQDQKTFEKTVQEKGLNKRIADNISPMDFVLPGLGSSREIVSWAYKAKKGDVSPVFTLEDKFVVGVLTGAREKGTAPLSEVRPMVEAEVKKDKKAEQIIAKLKEPATIEAAASATNQPVLTAEGVSFAQPFIASIGYEPRVSGAAFNKAWGTAKASAPIKGNTGVFVIKVSSFVPAPQPAMDYAQQRQAYEQSLKQFADQQLFEALKKKSNITDNRATFFPGN encoded by the coding sequence ATGTCAGTTATTCAGAAAATCAGGGACAAATATGCCGTTGCTATCATTGTAGTGATCTGCGTGGCTATTGTGAGCTTTTTGCTACAGGATGTATTTTTCGGAAAAAGTTCCATGTTTTCACAAAGTACCACAGCAGGTAAAGTGAATGGCGAAGAGCTGGATTACCGCGAATATCTCCGAAGGATAGATGTTGCACAAAACCAGGCACGTCAGCAACTGCAAGGTGCTACCCTCGGTGATGAAGATCAACAAAGGATCCGTGAACAGGTTTGGAACGAATTCATTCGCGAGCAGATCATGACAGCACAGTATAATGAACTGGGCATTGAAGTGACCACCGCTGAAATTGCTGATCAGATCAATGGTAAAAATCCTAACCCACTTGTACTCCAAAATTTCTCCGATCCTCAAACCGGTCAATTCGACCGTTCTATCCTGGACCGTGTAAGAGAAAATGCAAGGCAGGACCAAACCGGCCAACTGAGTGCTCAGCTGGTACAGTTCGATAACATGATCGCTGAATACCAAAAGAACCTTAAATATATTACGTTGGTTCACCAGGGTATCTATTATCCTAAATGGTTGTCTCAAATGCAGACTGCAGAAAATGCACAAACCGCTAACATTAGTTATGTGCAGGTTCCTTACGCTACTATTTCAGACAGCACTATTAAAGTGACCGATGCAGAATTGAATAAATATATCCAGGACAACAAAGTACGTTTTGAAGTTCCGGAAAGCCGCAGGGTGGAATATGTTTCTTTTGATGCATTACCTTCTGCTGCAGACAGTGCTGCTGCTATGAGCGAACTGGTAAAACTGAGAGCAGAAATGGATACTACTCCGGACATTGCTGGTTTTATCAAACTGAATTCCGAATTACCTTATTATGATGGTTTCGCTTCCCGCAGCACGATACAAGTGCCAGGCAAAGATTCCATCCTCGATATCCCTGTAGGTACAGTGTATGGACCTTACCAGGATAACAACCTGGTGGTATATGCTAAAATGATTGCGCGTAAAACCATGCCGGACACTGCAAAGATCCGCCAGATCTTTATCGCCGTGCAACCTGGTCTTACTGACTCTGCTGCAAAACACCGTGCGGACAGTTTAGAATCTGCTATCAAAGGCGGTGCTGATATTGCTGCACTTGCCCTGCAATTCTCCGATGATCCAAACAGCAAACAAACCGGCGGTGAGTATACACTTACTCCCAGTGGATACTTTGCACCTGAATTGCAACTCGTAAAAGATTTTGCTTTTGAAGGAACTACCGGCGCTATCAAAACGGTGAAACTGCCGATCGGTTATGTTGTGGTAAAGATCACAGAACAAAAGAACTTTGGACCAGCGTTGAAAATTGCGTACCTCGCTAAACGTGTGGATGCGAGCAGCACAACCAGCAGCGAAGCTTTAGGCCGCGCCAACGATTTTGCTACCGCTAACCAGGACCAAAAAACTTTTGAGAAAACCGTACAGGAAAAAGGATTGAACAAACGTATCGCAGATAACATCAGCCCAATGGATTTTGTACTGCCAGGTTTGGGAAGTTCCCGTGAAATTGTAAGCTGGGCTTACAAAGCAAAGAAAGGAGATGTGAGCCCTGTGTTTACACTGGAAGATAAATTTGTAGTGGGTGTTTTAACCGGTGCCCGTGAAAAAGGTACTGCTCCACTTTCTGAAGTTCGCCCGATGGTAGAAGCAGAAGTGAAGAAAGATAAAAAAGCAGAACAGATCATCGCTAAACTGAAAGAGCCTGCAACAATTGAAGCTGCCGCCAGTGCAACTAACCAACCTGTATTAACTGCAGAGGGTGTTAGCTTTGCTCAGCCTTTCATTGCTTCTATTGGTTATGAGCCCCGCGTAAGTGGTGCCGCTTTCAATAAAGCATGGGGTACTGCAAAAGCTTCTGCTCCTATAAAAGGTAATACCGGTGTGTTTGTTATTAAAGTGAGCAGTTTTGTGCCGGCTCCTCAGCCTGCTATGGATTATGCACAACAACGCCAGGCTTATGAACAAAGTCTGAAACAATTTGCTGATCAGCAATTGTTCGAAGCGTTGAAGAAGAAAAGCAACATTACAGATAACCGTGCCACCTTCTTCCCAGGTAATTAA
- the ybeY gene encoding rRNA maturation RNase YbeY, whose amino-acid sequence MAVQFSAHEVKVGMKDRTRLKAFIEELFRREEQGLKHLQYVFCTDEYLLQLNEEFLKHDTYTDIVTFELSDDPEVTEGEIYISIDRVKENAANFEVTENYELHRVIFHGALHLCGYKDKTKKEEALMRQKEDEYLSLYFEK is encoded by the coding sequence ATGGCAGTACAATTTTCAGCACATGAGGTAAAAGTGGGGATGAAAGATCGAACCCGGCTCAAAGCTTTTATCGAGGAGTTATTCCGGAGAGAGGAACAGGGATTGAAACACCTACAGTACGTTTTCTGTACAGATGAATATCTTCTGCAGCTAAACGAGGAGTTTTTGAAGCACGATACCTATACAGATATCGTCACTTTTGAATTATCAGATGACCCGGAAGTAACCGAAGGGGAAATATACATAAGTATCGATAGGGTGAAAGAGAATGCGGCAAACTTTGAGGTAACAGAAAACTATGAATTGCACCGGGTTATTTTTCATGGGGCTTTACATTTGTGCGGATATAAGGATAAGACGAAAAAGGAAGAAGCACTCATGCGACAGAAAGAGGATGAGTATCTTAGTTTATACTTCGAAAAGTAA
- a CDS encoding helix-turn-helix transcriptional regulator produces the protein MKNSIKVERARKNLTQDELARLVGVSRQTINTIESNKYVPSTILALKISRVFEKPLEEVFELEEGD, from the coding sequence ATGAAGAACAGCATCAAAGTGGAACGCGCCAGAAAGAACCTCACGCAGGATGAACTGGCCAGGCTGGTAGGCGTTTCCAGGCAAACCATCAATACCATCGAATCCAATAAATATGTGCCTTCCACCATTCTGGCCCTGAAAATTTCGAGGGTATTCGAAAAGCCGCTGGAAGAAGTTTTTGAGTTGGAAGAAGGAGATTAG
- a CDS encoding sugar O-acetyltransferase, with translation MHNDHTKIIHRRTPESADMVANVKRATAITTKLNRLTFDDLDEIRTLFSELTGKEVDQSFLLIPPFYTAGGTEIRIGQNVFINQNCTFYDLGGLHIGDDVMIGPNVSIITTGHPLEPSQRRAITIGKPIVIERNVWIAAGAIIIGGVTIGENSVVAAGAVVTKDVPPNTLVGGNPARPIRAISNDDLNQEEARQDSN, from the coding sequence ATGCATAACGATCATACAAAAATAATTCACAGAAGAACCCCGGAATCAGCAGATATGGTAGCAAACGTTAAACGTGCAACAGCTATCACCACAAAACTTAACCGATTAACCTTTGATGATCTTGATGAAATACGGACCTTGTTCAGTGAACTAACCGGCAAAGAGGTAGACCAAAGTTTCCTGCTAATCCCACCATTCTATACTGCCGGCGGAACAGAAATACGCATTGGGCAGAATGTTTTCATAAATCAGAACTGTACCTTCTATGATCTCGGTGGTCTCCATATCGGAGACGATGTTATGATCGGACCAAATGTAAGCATCATCACAACAGGTCATCCCCTTGAACCTTCACAACGCCGGGCTATTACAATTGGAAAGCCCATTGTAATTGAAAGGAATGTTTGGATCGCTGCCGGTGCCATAATTATTGGTGGCGTGACCATAGGTGAAAACTCAGTTGTGGCTGCAGGTGCTGTGGTCACAAAAGATGTTCCCCCGAATACCCTGGTTGGAGGAAATCCTGCGCGGCCCATTCGCGCCATCAGTAACGATGATCTCAACCAGGAAGAAGCCAGGCAAGATTCAAACTGA
- a CDS encoding FeoA family protein has protein sequence MIKLSSLTLGKSAVIRDFEKSDIHIKLMEMGCVPGETVKVEKIAPMGDPICIIVAGYNLSLRKTEADHIWVEEIAI, from the coding sequence ATGATTAAACTTTCTTCCCTTACGCTTGGCAAAAGTGCAGTGATCAGGGATTTCGAGAAAAGTGATATCCATATTAAATTAATGGAAATGGGTTGTGTACCAGGAGAAACAGTTAAAGTAGAAAAGATTGCACCTATGGGAGATCCGATCTGTATTATTGTTGCCGGGTACAATCTATCACTTCGCAAAACAGAAGCAGATCATATCTGGGTAGAAGAGATCGCTATCTAA
- the nadA gene encoding quinolinate synthase NadA yields MIIELAEAKKNLQKKGFLDVEVDVKLDLFAEIDRLKKEKNAIILAHYYQEPDIQDVADYIGDSLGLSQQAAKTDADIIVFAGVHFMAETAKILSPQKKVLLPDLKAGCSLADSAPPELFKKFRDKYPDHIVISYINCSAGIKALSDIICTSSNAEKIIESVPKDQPIIFAPDRNLGSYLIKKTGRDMVLWNGACMVHEIFSLEKITKLKVRHPEAKIIAHPECEANVLAIADFIGSTTGLLKFTQRDDAQEYIVVTETGILHQMQKENPAKTFIPAPPNNACACNDCPHMKLNTLEKLYLCMEYEEPEITMEEGLRIAAKKPIDRMLEISAQAGL; encoded by the coding sequence ATGATTATAGAATTAGCGGAAGCAAAAAAAAATTTACAGAAAAAAGGGTTCCTTGACGTGGAGGTGGACGTTAAGCTGGACCTTTTTGCGGAAATAGACCGACTGAAAAAAGAAAAGAACGCGATCATCCTGGCACACTATTACCAGGAGCCTGATATCCAGGACGTGGCAGATTATATTGGAGACAGCCTTGGGCTGAGCCAGCAGGCCGCAAAAACAGATGCAGACATTATCGTATTTGCCGGCGTGCACTTTATGGCCGAAACTGCCAAGATCCTCAGTCCACAGAAAAAAGTACTGCTGCCGGACCTGAAAGCAGGTTGTTCCCTGGCAGACAGTGCTCCTCCTGAGCTGTTCAAAAAGTTCAGGGACAAATACCCGGATCACATCGTAATCTCTTACATAAACTGTTCTGCAGGTATCAAAGCGCTCAGCGATATCATCTGCACGAGCTCTAATGCCGAAAAGATCATTGAAAGCGTTCCGAAGGACCAGCCGATCATTTTCGCACCCGACCGCAACCTGGGGTCTTATTTGATCAAGAAAACGGGTCGGGATATGGTGTTATGGAACGGAGCCTGTATGGTACACGAGATCTTCAGCCTGGAAAAGATCACCAAGTTAAAGGTGCGTCACCCTGAAGCGAAGATTATCGCACACCCGGAATGTGAAGCAAACGTACTGGCCATTGCAGATTTTATAGGTTCCACCACAGGCCTGCTGAAATTCACCCAGCGCGATGATGCCCAGGAATACATTGTAGTAACGGAGACGGGGATCCTCCACCAGATGCAAAAAGAGAATCCTGCCAAAACGTTCATTCCTGCGCCGCCAAATAATGCCTGCGCATGTAATGATTGCCCGCATATGAAATTGAACACCCTGGAGAAATTGTATCTCTGCATGGAATACGAAGAACCAGAGATCACCATGGAAGAAGGTTTGCGCATCGCCGCCAAGAAACCGATCGACAGGATGCTGGAGATAAGTGCACAGGCAGGATTATAA
- a CDS encoding DUF2480 family protein, with protein sequence MDEIINKVAQSALTTIDLENYYPQGETAVFDLKDHLFMELILKEKDFRAGLLTTDWEQYRDKNVAIICSADAIVPIWAYMLVASYLEPVARFYAFGDEDFVQKTLFLKNLGSIDPQQFQDQRVVVKGCGDKSITEAAYVEITRLLRPVAKSIMYGEPCSTVPVYKKK encoded by the coding sequence ATGGACGAGATTATTAACAAAGTAGCGCAGAGCGCACTTACCACCATAGATCTGGAAAATTATTACCCACAGGGAGAAACAGCCGTGTTTGATCTGAAGGACCACCTCTTTATGGAGCTGATCCTGAAGGAAAAAGATTTCAGGGCAGGATTGCTCACCACGGACTGGGAACAGTACCGGGATAAAAATGTAGCCATCATCTGCAGCGCGGACGCAATCGTTCCTATCTGGGCTTATATGTTGGTAGCCAGTTACTTAGAGCCGGTTGCGCGGTTTTATGCATTTGGGGATGAAGACTTTGTGCAAAAGACCCTGTTCCTGAAAAATCTCGGAAGCATTGATCCTCAGCAATTTCAGGACCAGCGGGTAGTGGTGAAAGGTTGTGGGGATAAATCCATTACCGAAGCTGCTTATGTGGAGATCACGCGTTTACTCCGCCCGGTTGCGAAGAGTATTATGTATGGGGAACCTTGTTCTACTGTACCGGTTTATAAGAAAAAGTGA
- the corA gene encoding magnesium/cobalt transporter CorA, with product MNFNPVTASTSRKKVEKVKITVFEFDAHSIREEVMDSVSDCFKFRETKTIKWINVDGVRREEVEKICEHFHIHYLLMEDIMSEGQRAKMDEIGESVFCLLPMMYFMAESSTVDQEQVSLVLAKNVVISFQDDPDRDVFNPIRERLRTGGTKIRNSGADYLLYALLDIIVDNYFMVMDSLGERIEVLEEIIPRQPNNRTLARINFLRKEMLVFKRGITPVREVMNGLMKSENDLLQETTVKYFKDVYDHIVQAVDLSESYRELVMNLQELYHAQMNQKLNEVMKVLAVVTTLLAPLTVITGIYGMNFDVMPELRSPYGYFIVLAVMLFIFVSMLMIFRKRGWF from the coding sequence ATGAACTTCAACCCCGTAACGGCAAGCACTTCCCGCAAAAAAGTGGAAAAGGTGAAGATCACGGTTTTCGAATTCGATGCCCACAGCATTCGGGAAGAAGTGATGGACTCGGTATCCGATTGTTTCAAGTTCCGGGAAACCAAAACCATTAAGTGGATCAATGTGGATGGCGTTCGCCGGGAAGAAGTGGAAAAGATCTGTGAACATTTCCACATCCACTACCTGCTCATGGAGGATATTATGAGTGAAGGCCAGCGCGCCAAAATGGATGAGATAGGAGAAAGCGTTTTCTGCCTCTTGCCCATGATGTATTTTATGGCGGAAAGTTCCACTGTTGATCAGGAACAGGTAAGCCTGGTGCTCGCAAAAAATGTGGTGATCTCTTTCCAGGACGATCCGGACCGGGATGTGTTCAATCCCATCCGGGAAAGGCTCCGCACGGGAGGAACAAAGATCCGGAACTCAGGCGCAGACTATCTTTTATATGCTTTGCTGGATATTATTGTGGATAACTACTTTATGGTGATGGATAGTTTGGGCGAGCGCATAGAAGTATTGGAAGAGATCATCCCACGCCAGCCGAATAACCGTACCCTGGCCCGTATCAATTTTTTACGGAAAGAAATGCTCGTCTTCAAAAGAGGGATCACACCCGTTCGTGAAGTAATGAACGGTTTGATGAAATCGGAGAATGATCTGCTGCAGGAAACTACAGTAAAGTATTTCAAGGATGTATACGATCACATTGTACAGGCAGTAGACCTTTCAGAAAGTTACCGGGAGCTGGTGATGAACCTGCAGGAATTGTATCACGCACAGATGAACCAGAAACTGAACGAGGTGATGAAGGTATTGGCCGTAGTAACAACATTACTGGCCCCACTCACTGTGATCACAGGAATTTACGGAATGAATTTCGATGTAATGCCGGAACTAAGAAGCCCTTACGGTTACTTCATTGTGTTGGCTGTGATGTTATTCATCTTCGTTTCCATGTTGATGATCTTCAGGAAACGGGGTTGGTTTTAA